The Amaranthus tricolor cultivar Red isolate AtriRed21 chromosome 6, ASM2621246v1, whole genome shotgun sequence genome has a segment encoding these proteins:
- the LOC130815975 gene encoding vesicle-associated membrane protein 711, with protein sequence MAILYSLIARGSVVMAEFSGTTTNASTIAKQILEKIPGDSDTHVSYSQDRYIFHVKRTDGLTVLCMAEDNVGRRIPFAFLEDIHQRFVKAYGRAIHTSPAYAMNDEFSRVLSQQMDYYSNDPNADRLNRLKGEMTQVRNVMIENIDKVLDRGERLELLVDKTATLQGNTLRFRKQARRFRSTVWWRNCRLMFTLIFVLLIIIYIVLAFVCHGPLLPSCF encoded by the exons ATGGCGATACTCTATTCTCTTATAGCTCGAGGATCGGTTGTAATGGCGGAATTCAGCGGAACAACTACAAATGCGAGTACAATTGCGAAACAGATTCTTGAGAAGATTCCTGGTGATAGTGATACTCATGTTTCTTACTCGCAAGATCGTTACATTTTTCATGTTAAACGGACTGATGGCCTCACAGTTCTTTGTATGGCTGAAGATAATGTCGGAC GAAGAATTCCATTTGCATTTCTTGAAGACATACATCAAAGGTTTGTAAAGGCTTATGGTCGAGCTATACATACATCACCTGCATATGCCATGAATGATGAATTTTCAAGGGTGCTAAGTCAACAGATGGATTATTACTCAAATGACCCAAATGCTGACAGATTAAACCGATTGAAAGGTGAAATGACTCAG GTGCGTAATGTCATGATTGAGAACATCGATAAAGTTTTAGATAGGGGGGAGCGCCTAGAGCTTCTTGTTGATAAAACGGCTACATTGCAAGGCAATACTCTTCGCTTCAGAAAGCAAGCTCGACGCTTCAGAAGCACCGTCTGGTGGAGAAATTGCAGACTCAT GTTTACCTTGATTTTTGTTCTTCTGATCATCATATACATTGTGCTTGCCTTTGTCTGCCATGGACCTTTGTTGCCTTCCTGCTTTTAA